The Xiphophorus couchianus chromosome 6, X_couchianus-1.0, whole genome shotgun sequence genomic interval TCAGGCTTACTTAAAAACTGCATGTTAATCTAAACTTTAGCAGcaattatttttgacagatttattatttttattttgttattttattttttcttaaaatcccATCACATGTAATaaagcaaacacatttttagcAGCCATGTTTTCATTCTGTCTCTTGGGAAATTCACAGGGAGAAGTTTAGAGAGGTGGGGgggaaatatataaatatcattgaacattgaaaaataaatctatataaaCTGTACTGTACTTTCTAAACCCATATGAAATGTATCTACCAACTGTAGATATGTGTacttttgatttaataaaaaaggatCTAAAAATGGTTTGACTTCTTCCagtgttttcattggctgagGCGACCAGGAGTTGACCCCGTGCTGGAGCTGCTTTCAGATAAATGGCTCCCTCCGTCTCTACTGGCCCACTGGGAGCCACTGGAATATTCTGCTCTTTTATATCTAGTGTAACCAAAACCCCTTTagatacaaaacaaatctgcagtTGATGGTCCTAATTAATGATGCCTTTCCTGGCTGGGCTTCCACTGTGTGGGTTCAGTTTTACTTCAAGTAAAAATATCtaagatgaaatgaaaacaaaaagtaggaGTGGTTTCCTGAAGATTGATTTGTGAAGCTCTGTAGTATTTTCAGTCCATTCATTTGGGCTTTTACAAGCGAGAAATAAGGCGCCGGTTTCCTCAGATCCGTATGTGAAAGGTGCTGTGGAGCAAAATAAAAGCGGATTTTTAGATGTaatattcatgttttgtcaTGCAACAATCAGAAAGTTCACACATTTTACTGGGATTGTATTTGACCCACAACTTTGCGtgtccaaaaaacacaaatcttaccaagtgatTCCAGTCttgtttctaatgcaaatatcttcagtgtattataagcctggcgggccaccaggctttacttacCTGAGGAAATCTGGAGCTCTGTTAATCATGTGCTGGAAATCCTCAAGCGACAGACGTCCGTCGTTGTCCAGATCTGCCTCATCGATCACTTTCTCGCACACCATCTTCACCTCGTCCTCCGTTAGCTCGTTTCGGGTCAGCTTGTTCAGCGTCTTCTCCAGGTCCGACTTGCAGATGAAATCATCGTTGTTGAAatctgttggaaaaacaaaaatacataatagaTCTTATCTAATGTTTAGTTCTGTGTATTAAATGTGATCACTACATTTCAATGTCTTTGGCTCTCACTTGCctcaaaaaacagcaaaagcgcttattaaaaaaaaaaaaagcaaaacacgccccgccattttttttttctcttttgggtTCTGGAAAGTGAGCCGTTTTAAAAATTCCACGGGCACttcgccgttacctagcaactccagccacgcccagcccgtcacctagcaacccaagctgagctctgACATTTTAGGTCAGTTGGTTTCACCGCTGTATGTGCCatacaagtgtttttttttttttacttacgattcagaaaccacttgccgCTTTCTTGTTTTGCTGGGCTGGCCTTGTCAAAAACCATAATTTATTGTCTCATTATCCCTCCCAAATAAAGAGAGACTTTTTTGAATAATGTGATCAATTAACCCTTGTGATTAATCTACTCCTATTTAGTATTATATTGGATAAATATAAACCACAGTAATTTATTCATGCATTGATATCAATGCTGCTATACTTATGCAAATTAACACAGGTTAAAGGAGAAAACACACCACATATTTTAGCATAAAATTCACCCTGTGAAGGTTTACCGTATATTTTGAAGGCATAGTAGGCCTTTAGGTCACGAGGCGCCATCTCACTGAGCACTGAGAACATGTCCAAGAAGTTGTCCAACGTCATGTTTCCCTCTCCATCCTCAGAGAAAACCTCAGCGATCCTTTGACGAAATGGGTTGTCCTGAGCACAAAGACCACCAAAACCGTTTGAGTGACAAACTGGAAAATGCCAAAACTTTAACACACAAACTTATTTCTTATGGGTAAATTTTTATATGGAGGAAATGGCTGTCTGCACAGGGTGGCATAACCCGAGGGACCCAATTGTCACtcaaaaagagaataaatattAGATCAGCTAGATTACAAACCCATTTCATTTTGCTTAATTGCGTAACCAGTAAACTAAAGAACAATTTCATtgtctttaaaatttttttaaatatcataattaaatatttggtatACTTGACACTATAGATTGGGCttatatattaataattaaagctgcagtatgtaactttaatatataaaatatgattttaacatatttcttgAAATTATCACACTGTCATGATAGAATAATCTAcgacagataatctatgaaaaaaaaatcaagattccAACTCTAAACCTAACCCACCTTCCAATCCTAATTCTGACTCTTTCAATAAATACAGAAGACATGATCATATAATAtctttgtaaatgttaaatactgcagctttaaagacaaatattgaacagattgatatttttatgtttactacTGTCTCTCATATTTTACGTAAATAGTTAGTTTTTTACAGAATGTCTTTTCCTGGGGGAATGGTTGGATTTCTGGGTAAACGTGGGGACAGACGAACAAAAGGAGAATTCCACATTTATGCTAGAAGCACCACTGGCTACAAGCTTTAGAGTGAAGCTTTTCTGAGATATTGattgctttaaattttttaaagagttgGAAAGGTCCTTATCTGGACCAAAATTTAACCTCAATGTTGTCCAGGTCCCTCCTTTTCTCAGCACCTGCCAGTTAGCAGTAAATATATGTTTACATTGCTTGCCTCTGCGTAAAGGAGCATATAATTGACTTATTTCTAACAAGTGAGCCCTCAGGGACCCAGCAGCATTCTTCAAGTTTAAAGGAGTCGGGTAACATATAACCTTTCAATGAATTCTGTCGATTAGTTGGTCATTAATTATGGATGGGGAGTAGAAGGGCAGAGTGGGTCTGTGGGGTTTTTTGCGGACCAGTGGGTCTACCTTCAGCTCCGGCATGCTGCCAATCAGCTCGTATGGTAACTTCACATCTGGGTGGTTGGTGTAGTCAAGAGGAACGAGCTGCGGTGCCAAATCCCGATAGCGGTAGAACAGTCTAGGAAGGACCAAAACATTCGCTTTCAGTGTTGGATTACAAATGATCTTTTAAATTAGATGGCTTACATTGTTAAACAGTGGTTGCTAATAATAGAAAAGGCTTCTTAACGAGCATGAAGGATAGAGAACATTCAAGTATAAGCATTTGAAAATCAGAAAGTCAAACTTGAACTTAATCTGATTTGAGAGGAAGTCCGACCCACAGCATGACAGGTCAGATCGATGAGAGTTTAGATTTACTGTATGGGAATCGGTAGAAAACAAAGGATTTTGGCAGAAAGCCTTCATGttaaatacatttgcatttattgCAGTGGTATAAAATCtcaaagaaacatttactgCAGTTCAGCTCTTCCGGTCTTATTCGTCACAGTCacgtttgttttaaatgtctcaAGTATTCCTGACTGCAGCTTTGTTCAAATTTAGGTAAATAGTTATTTTGTAGTAAGTATTTCCTGATTCTTTCTTGAATGACAAATGTTCTCATGACATTGTATTAACTGGGATGtcacagatttttaattagAGGTTTGCCAACTTTCTGATCAGTGcaataaatatataatgaaGTATGCAGGAGGAAAATTCTTCATTAATTTTAGAGAAATCATCTCAGTTGCtccaaaatatttcttaatctgGGATTTTCCCCTCCCATTCAAGAGCTTTTCTCAAACTAGTCTGCTACTTAGTGTAATATTGGATTACTTTGGTAAATGATTAACTTTTactaaagttatttaaaaagatgaGTAAATagagataaataataaaagataaagGTGCTGTATATATTTTATGCTCTATGCTCACCTGAGAATTTCTTTTCTGGTGAAATATGTACAGTCCTGCAAATACAAGAAATAACATTGAACTTGCAGAAAGTAAATCACTGTTTTCACATAATGcaactgtgttttattaaaatgcttttttttgtccccCTTAAACGTTTCAGATTCtctaaacaaatttaatatcaAAAAACAGAACTTGAGTaagtacaaacagcagatttcaaattgtgatttcatttattacGAGGGAAAGTTATCCAACTTTATCTTCTTAAATTGTGAATAAATTGAGCTAAAACCAAATTTTTTGGCTCAGTTTCACGAATGACGTCATCCCTCAATATTGCATGCCCTGCAAAATCACATAATTACCTGAACTGAACTTGTCTGGCAGCATGAAGCtggttaaaatgcaaaaaacattttatctgaataaatgtaagaaaagcTTTGGAAGAAGTTACAAAGCCAGTTCTGGTGTTTTTAGACTGAGAGACATTATTCACTAAAGGAGAGAATAGTGATGAACCTTCCGAAATGTGGCCACCAAATCAAAAATGACTAATCAGTCATTTGTCTCAGTTAAGTTTAGAGATCATGTTTCAAGAGTAAGAAAGTGAGTTGGGTGAAAAATAGGCATCTAGGGAGACTGCTGTccataaaaatcacatttcctaaaaaaacaacaaaaacaaaaacattttgatgatcGCCAAGAGATTTTGAGAAATCCCCAAAATTTGTAGACTGATGACAAAAAGAGAAACGCTATAAAACTAACACAGCATTTAGGAAGTGTGACAGTCTGGGGATGCTTTCCTGTTTCAGGATCAATGAATTTTGTTCTCTCACAATATATTCttataagaaaaatgttcaaccATCATTTTaggataaaacaaaaccaaaatagtTGTGAATAACTAAGGAATAACTTCTCCTTGACTGCTCTGTCATGCATGACGCACTTTACGATCAAAAACTCTCCAATGCAGCTGATTTAGAACGATTattagacaaataaaacatcagcatgccagttattattatattaaaatcagtttgataatctgaaacatttaagaagAATTCTGAAAAacgtacaaaaatatataataataatagtaagtattgttattactattattattatcattattataattaataataaaaacaaaatatacttttttattgTCAACATCTTTTGACTGAATTtataactatttttaaaatgtaactacaTCCATATACCTTGATACTATTgttgctggggttttttttttttttttttttgtttcagtggattagaataaatcaaatcaacaaacacCCTCAGGATACATTT includes:
- the cib3 gene encoding calcium and integrin-binding family member 3 — its product is MGNKQTIFTAQQLDAYQDCTYFTRKEILRLFYRYRDLAPQLVPLDYTNHPDVKLPYELIGSMPELKDNPFRQRIAEVFSEDGEGNMTLDNFLDMFSVLSEMAPRDLKAYYAFKIYDFNNDDFICKSDLEKTLNKLTRNELTEDEVKMVCEKVIDEADLDNDGRLSLEDFQHMINRAPDFLSTFHIRI